Proteins encoded by one window of Streptococcus suis S735:
- the rpsS gene encoding 30S ribosomal protein S19, translating into MGRSLKKGPFVDEHLMKKVEAQANDEKKKVIKTWSRRSTIFPSFIGYTIAVYDGRKHVPVYIQEDMVGHKLGEFAPTRTYKGHAADDKKTRRK; encoded by the coding sequence ATGGGACGTAGTCTTAAAAAAGGACCTTTCGTCGATGAGCATTTGATGAAAAAAGTTGAAGCTCAAGCAAATGACGAAAAGAAAAAAGTAATTAAAACTTGGTCACGTCGTTCAACGATCTTCCCAAGTTTCATCGGTTATACAATCGCAGTTTACGATGGACGTAAACACGTACCTGTATACATTCAAGAAGACATGGTAGGTCACAAACTTGGTGAATTTGCACCAACTCGTACTTACAAAGGTCATGCTGCTGACGACAAGAAAACTCGTCGTAAATAA
- the rpsC gene encoding 30S ribosomal protein S3 → MGQKVHPIGMRVGIIRDWDAKWYAEKEYADYLHEDLAIRNFIKKELADASTSTIEIERAVNKVIVSIHTAKPGMVIGKAGSNVDALRAQLNKLTGKQVHINIIEIKQPDLDAHLVGESIARQLEQRVAFRRAQKQAIQRAMRAGAKGIKTQVSGRLNGADIARAEGYSEGTVPLHTLRADIDYAWEEALTTYGKLGVKVWIYRGEVLPARKNTKGGK, encoded by the coding sequence GTGGGTCAAAAAGTACATCCAATTGGTATGCGTGTTGGCATCATCCGTGATTGGGATGCTAAATGGTATGCTGAAAAAGAATACGCGGATTACCTTCATGAAGATCTTGCAATCCGCAACTTTATCAAAAAAGAATTGGCTGATGCGTCAACATCAACAATCGAAATCGAACGTGCTGTAAATAAAGTAATCGTTTCTATCCACACTGCTAAACCAGGTATGGTTATCGGTAAAGCTGGTAGCAACGTTGATGCGCTTCGTGCTCAATTGAACAAATTGACTGGTAAGCAAGTACACATCAACATCATCGAAATCAAACAACCTGATTTGGATGCACACCTTGTTGGTGAGTCAATCGCTCGTCAATTGGAGCAACGTGTGGCATTCCGCCGTGCTCAAAAACAAGCTATCCAACGTGCAATGCGCGCTGGTGCAAAAGGTATCAAAACACAAGTTTCTGGTCGTTTGAACGGTGCGGATATTGCCCGTGCAGAAGGCTACTCAGAAGGAACTGTTCCTCTTCATACACTTCGTGCGGATATCGACTACGCTTGGGAAGAAGCTTTGACAACTTACGGTAAACTTGGTGTTAAAGTATGGATCTACCGTGGTGAAGTTCTTCCAGCTCGTAAAAACACTAAAGGAGGTAAATAA
- the rplV gene encoding 50S ribosomal protein L22, with the protein MAEITSAKATARTVRVSPRKSRLVLDNIRGKSVADAIAILKFTPNKAAGIIEGVLNSAIANAENNFGLEKANLVVSEAFANEGPTLKRFRPRAKGSASPINKRTAHITVVVAEK; encoded by the coding sequence ATGGCAGAAATTACTTCAGCTAAAGCAACTGCTCGCACAGTACGTGTTTCACCTCGTAAATCACGTCTTGTCTTGGATAACATCCGTGGCAAAAGCGTAGCAGACGCAATCGCAATCTTGAAATTCACACCAAACAAAGCTGCAGGCATTATCGAGGGAGTTTTGAACTCAGCAATCGCTAACGCTGAAAACAACTTTGGTTTGGAAAAAGCTAACTTGGTAGTCAGCGAAGCATTCGCAAACGAAGGACCAACGTTGAAACGTTTCCGTCCACGTGCGAAAGGTTCTGCTTCACCAATTAACAAACGCACAGCTCATATCACTGTAGTTGTGGCAGAGAAATAA